From one Gemmobacter sp. genomic stretch:
- the groL gene encoding chaperonin GroEL (60 kDa chaperone family; promotes refolding of misfolded polypeptides especially under stressful conditions; forms two stacked rings of heptamers to form a barrel-shaped 14mer; ends can be capped by GroES; misfolded proteins enter the barrel where they are refolded when GroES binds) — MAAKEVRFDTDARDRMLKGVNILADAVKVTLGPKGRNVVIEKSFGAPRITKDGVSVAKEIELADKFENMGAQLVKEVAARTNDEAGDGTTTATVLAQAIVREGLKSVAAGLNPMDLKRGIDLATSKVVEAIKAASRPVKDSDEVAQVGTISANGEATIGRFIADAMQKVGNEGVITVEENKGMETEVEVVEGMQFDRGYLSPYFVTNADKMIADLEDAFILLHEKKLSSLQPMVPLLEAVIQSQRPLVIVAEDVEGEALATLVVNKLRGGLKIAAVKAPGFGDRRKAMLQDLAILTGGQVISDDLGMKLENVTLDMLGKAKKVSIRKDDTTIVDGAGDKAEIEARVGQIRAQIEETTSDYDREKLQERVAKLAGGVAVIRVGGMTEVEVKERKDRVDDALNATRAAVQEGVIVGGGVALVQAGKALEGLKGANSDQDVGIAIVRRALEAPVRQIAENSGVDGSVVAGKIRESSSLSFGFNAQTEEYGDMFSFGVIDPAKVTRTALENAASVASLLITTEAMIADKPEPKSAAPAMPGGGMGGMDF; from the coding sequence ATGGCTGCCAAGGAAGTCCGCTTCGATACCGATGCCCGCGACCGCATGCTCAAGGGCGTCAACATCCTGGCCGATGCGGTCAAGGTGACGCTGGGCCCGAAAGGCCGCAACGTGGTGATCGAGAAATCGTTCGGCGCACCGCGCATCACCAAGGACGGCGTGTCCGTCGCCAAGGAAATCGAACTGGCCGACAAGTTCGAGAACATGGGCGCGCAGCTGGTGAAAGAAGTCGCCGCCCGCACCAATGACGAGGCCGGTGACGGCACCACCACCGCCACCGTGCTGGCCCAGGCCATCGTGCGCGAAGGCCTGAAGTCGGTTGCCGCCGGCCTGAACCCGATGGATCTGAAGCGCGGCATCGACCTCGCGACCTCGAAAGTGGTCGAGGCGATCAAGGCGGCCTCGCGTCCGGTCAAGGACTCGGACGAAGTCGCTCAGGTCGGCACCATCTCGGCCAACGGCGAAGCCACCATCGGCCGCTTCATCGCTGACGCGATGCAGAAAGTCGGCAACGAGGGTGTGATCACCGTCGAAGAAAACAAGGGGATGGAGACCGAGGTCGAAGTCGTCGAAGGCATGCAGTTCGACCGCGGCTACCTGTCGCCCTACTTCGTGACCAACGCCGACAAGATGATCGCCGATCTGGAAGACGCCTTCATCCTGCTGCACGAAAAGAAACTGTCGTCACTGCAACCGATGGTCCCGCTGCTGGAAGCCGTGATCCAGTCGCAGCGCCCGCTGGTGATCGTGGCTGAAGACGTCGAAGGTGAGGCCCTGGCGACGCTGGTCGTCAACAAGCTGCGCGGCGGCCTGAAGATCGCTGCCGTCAAGGCCCCGGGCTTTGGCGACCGCCGCAAGGCCATGCTGCAAGACCTCGCGATCCTGACCGGCGGCCAGGTCATCTCGGACGATCTGGGCATGAAGCTGGAAAACGTCACCCTCGACATGCTGGGCAAGGCGAAGAAGGTCTCGATCCGCAAGGACGACACCACCATCGTCGACGGCGCCGGCGACAAGGCCGAGATCGAAGCCCGCGTTGGCCAGATCCGCGCCCAGATCGAGGAAACCACCTCGGACTACGACCGTGAAAAGCTGCAAGAGCGCGTGGCCAAGCTGGCCGGCGGCGTTGCGGTGATCCGCGTCGGCGGCATGACCGAAGTCGAAGTCAAAGAGCGCAAGGACCGCGTGGATGACGCCCTGAACGCGACCCGCGCGGCCGTGCAGGAAGGCGTGATCGTCGGTGGCGGCGTCGCTCTGGTCCAGGCCGGCAAGGCGCTGGAAGGCCTGAAAGGCGCGAACTCGGACCAGGACGTCGGCATCGCCATCGTTCGCCGCGCGCTGGAAGCCCCGGTGCGCCAGATCGCCGAAAACTCGGGCGTCGACGGTTCGGTCGTGGCGGGCAAGATCCGCGAATCGTCCTCGCTGTCGTTCGGCTTCAACGCACAGACCGAGGAATATGGCGACATGTTCTCGTTCGGCGTGATCGACCCGGCCAAAGTGACCCGCACCGCGCTGGAAAACGCGGCCTCGGTCGCCTCGCTGCTGATCACCACCGAAGCGATGATCGCCGACAAGCCCGAGCCGAAATCGGCTGCTCCGGCAATGCCGGGCGGCGGCATGGGCGGCATGGATTTCTGA
- a CDS encoding calcium/sodium antiporter, whose translation MVDYLFVAIGLVGLFLGGDALVRGAVGIARRLAMPPLLIGLTVVGFGTSMPELLVSVQAALSGSPALAIGNIVGSNIGNILLIIGLSALVWPITVSGASLRRDAACMIGAALVLVPLFWMGWIGRPAGVVLLAVLAAYLVISYRGAQGAPSETTGPAAPMWRSLLWLTVGFVALLAGARFLVDGSVNIARSFGVSEAFIGLTIVAIGTSLPELATSLIAALKRHSEIAIGNIVGSNIFNILGILGLTAIIAPIPVEPRFLTFDLPVMIGVTLLFTTLLLMRPAIGRGVGAALLAGYAAYVVSAQ comes from the coding sequence ATCGTGGATTACCTGTTTGTCGCCATTGGCCTGGTGGGCCTGTTCCTTGGCGGGGATGCGCTGGTGCGCGGCGCCGTCGGCATTGCCCGGCGGCTGGCCATGCCGCCCCTGCTGATCGGGCTGACCGTGGTCGGCTTTGGCACCTCGATGCCGGAACTGCTGGTTTCGGTGCAGGCCGCGCTGTCGGGTTCGCCGGCGCTGGCCATCGGCAATATCGTCGGCTCGAACATCGGGAACATCCTGCTGATCATCGGGCTGTCGGCACTGGTCTGGCCGATCACGGTCTCTGGCGCGTCGCTACGGCGCGACGCCGCCTGCATGATCGGCGCGGCGCTGGTGCTGGTGCCGTTGTTCTGGATGGGCTGGATCGGGCGCCCGGCGGGCGTGGTGCTGCTGGCGGTGCTGGCCGCCTATCTGGTCATCTCCTACCGCGGTGCCCAGGGCGCGCCGTCGGAAACCACCGGCCCCGCCGCCCCGATGTGGCGGTCCCTGCTGTGGCTGACGGTGGGCTTTGTCGCGCTGCTGGCAGGCGCGCGGTTTCTGGTCGACGGATCGGTCAATATCGCCCGCAGCTTCGGCGTGTCCGAGGCCTTCATCGGCCTGACCATCGTGGCCATCGGCACCTCGCTGCCCGAACTGGCCACCTCGCTGATCGCGGCGCTGAAGCGGCATTCCGAAATCGCCATCGGCAATATCGTCGGATCGAACATCTTCAACATCCTGGGCATCCTGGGCCTGACCGCGATCATCGCGCCGATTCCGGTCGAACCGCGTTTCCTGACATTCGACCTGCCGGTGATGATCGGCGTGACGCTGCTGTTCACCACCCTGCTGCTGATGCGCCCGGCGATCGGCCGCGGGGTCGGCGCGGCACTGCTGGCGGGCTACGCCGCCTATGTGGTCAGCGCGCAATAG
- a CDS encoding tryptophan synthase subunit beta codes for MADRNLDRLNRQIRALSDRLPVLAPLLSGLQGRPYALLRIPLALLLVAGSFLAILPVFGIWMLPLGLVLLAVDLPALRPMVGALLIRGRRRLTLWWRMWENWRANRR; via the coding sequence ATGGCTGACCGCAACCTTGACCGGCTGAACCGCCAGATCCGCGCCCTGTCCGACCGCCTGCCGGTGCTGGCCCCGCTGCTGTCGGGCCTGCAGGGGCGCCCCTATGCGCTGCTGCGCATCCCGCTTGCCCTGCTGCTGGTCGCTGGCAGTTTCCTGGCGATCCTGCCGGTCTTCGGGATCTGGATGCTGCCCTTGGGACTTGTCCTGCTGGCCGTCGATCTGCCGGCGCTGCGCCCCATGGTGGGCGCGCTGCTGATCCGGGGCCGCCGGCGCCTGACATTGTGGTGGCGCATGTGGGAAAACTGGCGGGCCAACCGCCGATAA
- a CDS encoding DUF1513 domain-containing protein, which translates to MATRRLFLAGLAAAALPRPSWADAGHPAYLSAGKQGAEYVLHGLDESGGTLFALPLPARGHAAAAHPHRPDAVAFARRPGIYALVIDCRDGTVRHHLTPPAANQFNGHGAFSADGALLMTSEVVANTSEGRIGLWETAGYRRIGEWSSGGIGPHEIRRLPSGALMVANGGIATDPADRSKLNVGSMRPNLTLIGPDGTMQDQAELPTELHQNSIRHLALIAGGTAFAMQWEGDPADPVPLLGLWRPGSAPVLCPPAEADMFAMQGYAGSIAATADRIALTSPRGGVVMLFDGAGRAVATHRRADICGVAASGRGFLASDGSGALWHVTDAGLHPASSGGPQWDNHMVALA; encoded by the coding sequence ATGGCCACCCGCCGCCTGTTCCTGGCTGGCCTTGCCGCCGCCGCCCTGCCCCGCCCCAGCTGGGCCGATGCCGGGCACCCAGCCTATCTGTCGGCCGGCAAACAGGGCGCGGAGTACGTGCTGCACGGGCTGGACGAATCCGGCGGCACGCTGTTCGCCCTGCCGCTGCCCGCGCGCGGCCATGCCGCCGCCGCCCATCCGCACCGCCCCGATGCGGTGGCATTCGCCCGCCGCCCCGGCATCTATGCGCTGGTGATCGACTGCCGCGATGGCACAGTGCGCCACCACCTGACCCCGCCTGCCGCCAACCAGTTCAACGGCCACGGCGCCTTTTCCGCCGATGGCGCGCTGCTGATGACATCCGAGGTGGTAGCCAACACCTCGGAAGGCCGCATCGGGCTGTGGGAAACCGCCGGATACCGCCGCATCGGCGAATGGTCCTCGGGCGGGATCGGTCCGCACGAGATCCGGCGCCTGCCCTCGGGCGCGCTGATGGTGGCGAATGGCGGCATCGCCACCGATCCGGCCGACCGCAGCAAGCTGAACGTCGGCAGCATGCGCCCCAACCTGACGCTGATCGGCCCCGATGGGACCATGCAGGACCAGGCCGAGCTGCCGACCGAACTGCACCAGAACTCGATCCGCCATCTGGCCCTGATCGCTGGCGGCACCGCCTTTGCCATGCAGTGGGAAGGCGACCCGGCCGATCCGGTGCCCCTGCTGGGCCTGTGGCGTCCGGGCAGCGCGCCGGTGCTGTGCCCGCCGGCCGAGGCTGACATGTTCGCCATGCAGGGCTATGCCGGATCCATTGCCGCCACGGCCGACCGCATCGCCCTGACCTCGCCACGCGGCGGGGTGGTGATGCTGTTCGATGGCGCGGGGCGGGCCGTCGCCACGCATCGCCGCGCCGATATCTGCGGCGTGGCGGCCAGCGGCCGCGGGTTTCTGGCCAGCGATGGCAGCGGCGCGCTGTGGCATGTCACCGATGCCGGCCTGCACCCGGCCAGCAGCGGCGGACCACAGTGGGACAACCACATGGTCGCGCTGGCCTGA
- a CDS encoding imelysin family protein has product MRWFLAAALLIAAPAHAGVPEALARIGADYTRFAAATQALDGAARSSCTGLAPAFGAAWDSWLHVAHIRIGPVEEDGRALAIAFWPDPKGLGQKAQRALLTGDPAVLAPDRFADQSVAARGFAGLERLLFPDAALPADPCPLIRATTQDLARMAAETAAAWPAFAETLARPGTSGNGRYLTDQEVAQALLTQLATALEFTADQRLGRPLGSFDQPRPERAEARASARSLRNVVMALEAARDMARDLHPDAPQTAAAFAKALALADRLGDPTLAGVTTPQGRLKVEILQTAIRAARATLLAEIAPHFGVGLGFNALDGD; this is encoded by the coding sequence ATGCGCTGGTTTCTTGCCGCCGCCCTGCTGATCGCCGCCCCCGCCCATGCCGGCGTGCCCGAGGCGCTGGCGCGGATCGGGGCGGACTACACCCGCTTCGCCGCTGCCACCCAGGCGCTGGATGGGGCGGCCAGATCCTCTTGCACCGGGCTGGCCCCCGCCTTTGGTGCCGCCTGGGACAGCTGGCTGCACGTCGCCCATATCCGCATCGGCCCGGTCGAGGAGGATGGCCGCGCGCTGGCGATTGCCTTTTGGCCCGATCCCAAGGGGTTGGGGCAAAAGGCGCAGCGCGCCTTGCTGACCGGCGATCCGGCCGTTCTGGCGCCCGACCGCTTTGCCGACCAGTCGGTCGCGGCGCGCGGCTTTGCCGGGCTGGAACGGCTGCTGTTCCCCGATGCCGCGCTGCCCGCCGATCCCTGCCCGCTGATCCGCGCCACCACACAGGATCTGGCCCGCATGGCGGCGGAAACGGCCGCCGCATGGCCCGCATTTGCCGAAACGCTGGCCCGGCCCGGAACCTCTGGCAACGGCCGATATCTGACCGATCAGGAGGTGGCGCAGGCCCTGCTGACCCAGTTGGCCACCGCGCTGGAATTCACCGCCGACCAGCGGCTGGGCCGCCCGCTGGGCAGCTTTGACCAGCCCCGCCCCGAACGCGCCGAAGCGCGCGCCAGCGCCCGGTCGCTGCGCAATGTGGTCATGGCGCTGGAGGCCGCGCGCGACATGGCGCGGGATCTGCACCCCGATGCCCCGCAAACCGCCGCCGCCTTTGCCAAGGCGCTGGCGCTGGCCGACCGGCTGGGCGATCCGACACTGGCCGGTGTGACCACGCCGCAGGGCCGGCTGAAGGTGGAAATCCTGCAAACCGCCATCCGGGCCGCGCGCGCCACCCTGCTGGCGGAAATCGCGCCGCATTTCGGGGTGGGGCTGGGGTTCAACGCGCTGGACGGGGATTGA
- a CDS encoding di-heme oxidoredictase family protein, which translates to MRLRPLLLFALLPAGALAQTLDDRHLPMVPRTPDELARIAAALAPPTDFTAPEPFEALAAGAATVRARRNADAFSQLSGNMPFAREMDFKLGNALFRKTWVAAPASTLGSDGLGPLLNARGCQDCHLKDGRGHPPEEPGDGRVSMFLRLSVPGGTAAEIEGWLATQPDPVYGGQLQDMAIPGHAAEGQMDIAYTEHPVRLADGQTISLRAPVYTFSNPGYGAPHADLMLSPRVAPQMIGLGLLEAIPAADILSRADPDDRDGDGISGRAQIVPSVEHGVPMLGRFGLKGGAPTVREQSAAAFSGDMGLSTPLFPDPWGDCTPAQTACRSAPVGQEPGIRDGLEVDTRSLDLVTFYARNLGVPERRKVDDPQVLLGKQVFHSLNCQACHTPKHVTHRLTDQPEQSFQLIWPYTDLLLHDMGDGLADNRPEGRATGREWKTPPLWGIGLTKQVSGHSYFLHDGRARSLLEAILWHGGEAQAARDGTTALPTADRDALIAFLESL; encoded by the coding sequence ATGCGCCTTCGCCCCTTGCTGCTTTTCGCCCTGCTGCCTGCCGGCGCCCTGGCCCAGACGCTGGATGACCGGCATCTGCCCATGGTGCCGCGCACGCCCGACGAACTGGCGCGGATTGCCGCCGCCCTGGCGCCCCCCACCGATTTCACCGCGCCCGAACCGTTCGAGGCGCTGGCGGCCGGCGCCGCCACCGTGCGCGCCCGCCGCAACGCCGATGCCTTTTCGCAGCTGTCGGGCAACATGCCCTTTGCGCGCGAGATGGATTTCAAGCTGGGCAACGCACTGTTCCGCAAGACCTGGGTGGCTGCCCCTGCCTCGACCCTGGGGTCGGATGGCCTGGGTCCGCTGCTGAACGCCCGGGGCTGTCAGGATTGTCACCTGAAAGACGGGCGCGGCCACCCGCCCGAAGAGCCGGGGGATGGCCGGGTGTCCATGTTCCTGCGCCTGTCGGTGCCCGGCGGCACGGCGGCAGAGATCGAGGGCTGGCTGGCCACGCAGCCCGACCCGGTCTATGGCGGCCAGTTGCAGGATATGGCGATCCCCGGCCATGCCGCCGAAGGGCAGATGGACATTGCCTATACCGAACATCCCGTGAGGCTGGCCGATGGGCAAACCATATCGTTGCGGGCGCCGGTCTATACCTTTTCCAACCCCGGCTATGGCGCACCCCACGCCGACCTGATGCTGTCGCCCCGCGTCGCGCCGCAGATGATCGGACTGGGCCTGCTGGAGGCGATTCCCGCCGCCGACATCCTGTCGCGCGCGGATCCCGATGACCGCGATGGCGATGGCATCTCGGGCCGGGCGCAGATCGTGCCGTCGGTGGAACATGGCGTGCCCATGCTCGGGCGCTTCGGGTTGAAGGGCGGGGCGCCGACCGTGCGCGAACAATCGGCGGCGGCATTTTCCGGCGACATGGGCCTGTCCACCCCGCTGTTCCCCGACCCCTGGGGCGATTGCACCCCCGCCCAGACGGCCTGCCGCAGTGCCCCCGTCGGGCAGGAACCCGGCATCCGCGACGGGCTGGAGGTGGACACCCGCAGCCTGGATCTGGTCACCTTCTACGCCCGCAACCTGGGCGTGCCGGAACGGCGCAAGGTCGATGACCCGCAGGTGCTGCTGGGCAAACAGGTGTTCCACAGCCTGAACTGCCAGGCCTGCCACACGCCCAAGCACGTCACCCACCGGCTGACCGACCAGCCGGAACAAAGCTTTCAGCTGATCTGGCCCTATACCGACCTGCTGCTGCACGACATGGGCGACGGGCTGGCCGACAACCGCCCCGAAGGCCGCGCGACGGGCCGCGAATGGAAAACCCCGCCACTGTGGGGGATCGGGCTGACGAAACAGGTGTCGGGGCACAGCTATTTCCTGCACGATGGCCGCGCGCGATCCCTGCTGGAGGCGATCCTGTGGCACGGGGGCGAGGCACAGGCCGCCCGCGATGGCACCACTGCCCTGCCCACCGCCGACCGCGACGCCCTGATCGCCTTTCTGGAGAGCCTGTGA
- the bfr gene encoding bacterioferritin yields the protein MKGDAKVIEYLNAALRSELTAVSQYWLHFRLQEDWGLGRLAAKSRAESIEEMQHADKLIARIIFLEGHPNLQKLDSLRIGQTVKETLEADLAAEHDARTLYIEARRYCDEAGDYVSRALFDELLADEEGHIDFLETQLDLFEKLGVERYSMLNALPANEAE from the coding sequence ATGAAGGGCGACGCGAAAGTCATTGAATACCTCAACGCCGCGCTGCGGTCGGAACTGACGGCGGTCAGCCAGTACTGGCTGCATTTCCGCCTGCAAGAGGATTGGGGCCTTGGCCGCCTTGCCGCCAAGTCGCGCGCCGAATCGATCGAGGAAATGCAGCACGCCGACAAGCTGATCGCGCGCATCATCTTCCTTGAAGGGCACCCGAACCTGCAAAAGCTCGACTCGCTGCGCATCGGCCAGACCGTCAAGGAAACGCTGGAGGCCGATCTGGCCGCCGAACACGACGCCCGCACCCTGTATATCGAGGCGCGCCGCTATTGCGACGAGGCCGGCGATTACGTCAGCCGCGCACTGTTCGACGAGTTGCTGGCGGACGAGGAAGGCCACATCGACTTTCTGGAAACCCAGTTGGACCTGTTCGAGAAACTGGGCGTCGAACGCTACTCCATGCTGAACGCCCTGCCCGCGAACGAGGCGGAATAG
- a CDS encoding (2Fe-2S)-binding protein gives MIVCHCQSISDHEIRAAVDWMRAADADTIITPGKIYHALGKRADCGGCMPLFLDTMRGCDSFGVAGAPERPPVLRPATARLARVK, from the coding sequence ATGATCGTCTGCCACTGCCAGTCCATCAGCGACCACGAAATCCGCGCCGCGGTGGACTGGATGCGCGCTGCCGATGCCGACACGATCATCACCCCCGGCAAGATCTATCACGCGCTGGGAAAACGCGCCGATTGCGGCGGTTGCATGCCGCTGTTCCTGGACACGATGCGCGGCTGCGACAGCTTTGGCGTGGCCGGTGCGCCGGAACGCCCGCCGGTGCTGCGCCCTGCGACAGCCCGTCTGGCGCGGGTAAAATAG
- a CDS encoding imelysin family protein, translated as MTRLVAAALLTTALTATPLLAADPAGVVETYADIAAAAYGDSLSTAKTLQTAVNALIAQPSDATLAAAKTAWLAARVPYQQTEVFRFGNAIVDDWEGRVNAWPLDEGLIDYVAPDTATNDENALAALNVVATPVFTLSGVEIDATAITPELISGTLHEADGIEANVASGYHAIEFLLWGQDLNGTAKGAGARPFTDYAQGAACTGGNCDRRAAYLRAATDLLVTDLEEMAAAWAKDGEGRAAVTADPQAGLLAMLTGMGSLSYGEQAGERMKLGLMLNDPEEEHDCFSDNTHNSHYYDGLGIRNVYLGSYTRVDGTIVSGPSLSELVAARDPGVDAGLKADLDASVAALKAIVTAAEGGFAYDMMLEAGNKQGETLVMGAVDALVKQTGGIERAVATLGLSKIAFEGSDSLDNPSAVFK; from the coding sequence ATGACCCGCCTCGTCGCCGCCGCCCTGCTGACCACCGCCCTGACCGCCACCCCGCTGCTGGCCGCCGATCCCGCCGGCGTGGTGGAAACCTATGCCGATATCGCCGCCGCCGCCTATGGCGACAGCCTGTCCACCGCCAAGACGCTGCAAACGGCGGTGAACGCGCTGATCGCCCAGCCGTCGGATGCCACGCTGGCCGCGGCGAAAACCGCCTGGCTGGCCGCCCGCGTGCCCTATCAGCAGACCGAGGTCTTCCGGTTTGGCAATGCCATCGTCGACGACTGGGAAGGGCGGGTGAACGCCTGGCCGCTGGACGAAGGCCTGATCGACTATGTCGCGCCCGACACCGCGACGAACGATGAAAACGCCCTTGCCGCGCTGAACGTGGTGGCGACGCCGGTCTTCACCCTGTCGGGCGTGGAAATCGACGCCACCGCGATCACGCCCGAGCTGATCTCTGGCACCCTGCACGAAGCCGACGGGATCGAGGCGAATGTGGCCAGCGGTTACCATGCCATCGAATTCCTGCTGTGGGGTCAGGATCTGAACGGCACCGCCAAGGGGGCCGGCGCCCGGCCCTTTACCGATTACGCCCAGGGCGCCGCCTGCACCGGCGGCAACTGCGACCGCCGCGCCGCCTATCTGCGCGCGGCCACCGATCTGCTGGTGACCGATCTGGAGGAGATGGCCGCCGCATGGGCCAAGGATGGCGAAGGCCGCGCGGCCGTTACCGCCGATCCGCAGGCGGGCCTGCTGGCCATGCTGACCGGCATGGGCAGCCTGTCCTATGGCGAACAGGCGGGCGAGCGGATGAAGCTGGGCCTGATGCTGAACGACCCGGAAGAAGAGCATGACTGCTTTTCCGACAACACCCACAACAGCCATTATTACGATGGCCTCGGCATCCGTAACGTCTATCTGGGCAGCTATACCCGGGTCGATGGCACCATCGTTTCCGGCCCCTCGCTGTCGGAACTGGTCGCGGCCCGGGATCCGGGCGTCGATGCCGGGCTGAAGGCCGATCTGGATGCCTCGGTCGCGGCGCTGAAGGCCATCGTCACGGCCGCCGAAGGCGGCTTTGCCTATGACATGATGCTGGAAGCGGGCAACAAGCAGGGCGAGACGCTGGTCATGGGCGCCGTCGATGCGCTGGTGAAGCAGACCGGCGGCATCGAACGCGCGGTTGCGACGCTGGGCCTGTCCAAGATCGCCTTTGAAGGATCCGACAGCCTCGACAACCCCTCGGCCGTTTTCAAGTGA
- the hemP gene encoding hemin uptake protein HemP, with protein MTAAAADFQPVTQPAIPVYDAVSLTRGGALAHIQLNDQVYALRITRAGKLILTK; from the coding sequence ATGACCGCCGCCGCCGCCGACTTCCAACCCGTCACGCAGCCGGCGATTCCCGTATATGACGCCGTTTCGCTGACCCGTGGGGGGGCGCTGGCGCATATCCAGCTGAACGATCAGGTCTATGCCCTGCGCATCACGCGGGCCGGCAAGCTGATCCTGACCAAGTGA
- a CDS encoding PepSY domain-containing protein encodes MTLAQSALTALALLAIPAAAQAAPKLSEIVGGLESRGYVLQELEVKSDRIKVEARTAAGARVELDVDPATGAIRSERPDT; translated from the coding sequence ATGACCCTTGCACAATCTGCCCTGACCGCGCTTGCCCTGCTGGCTATCCCGGCCGCCGCGCAGGCCGCGCCGAAACTGTCCGAGATCGTCGGCGGGCTGGAATCGCGCGGCTATGTGCTGCAAGAGCTGGAGGTGAAATCCGACCGCATCAAGGTCGAGGCGCGCACTGCCGCCGGTGCGCGGGTGGAACTGGATGTGGATCCGGCCACCGGCGCCATCCGCAGTGAACGGCCCGACACCTGA